A genomic window from Astatotilapia calliptera chromosome 12, fAstCal1.2, whole genome shotgun sequence includes:
- the nudt12 gene encoding NAD-capped RNA hydrolase NUDT12, translating into MTSYQLSAKEDMVEKFLDAAARGDMSQVSTLLSHVPSLINQTGYSGWTALMLAARNGHSHVVEKLLSHGCDKFIVNSSSQTAYDVAKFWGHKHIANLLCQTDDGCRRVLPGSDISPQENYFSRETLDRLSGKRTDKAWLEAKQREPDTVYLIFSNLSPMLSTSQEDDSAVVESKLCRFRYEAVKDLLQKPATVLIFLGVEKRKNPSPCSPEEGIREAPAWFAFSTDEDAADLVKRCREKNCSFSKMPNRDLLKLNEEEAGIVAQARSVLAWNSRYSFCPTCGSSTKLEDGGHKRSCLNSECRSLKGVHNTCYPRVDPVVIMLVIHPDGNQCLLGRKKVFPAGMFSCLAGFVEPGETIEDAVRREVEEESGVKVGPVQYVSCQPWPMPSNLMFGCLAVAISTDIKVDENEIEEAQWFTRQQVIDSLFRGASPAFNIPPRQTIAHQMIRHWIGINANL; encoded by the exons ATGACGAGCTATCAACTGAGCGCGAAGGAGGACATGGTGGAGAAGTTTCTGGATGCTGCAGCAAGAGGAGATATGTCCCAGGTGTCCACCTTGCTGTCCCATGTGCCCTCGCTCATAAACCAGACAGGATACAGCGGCTGGACCGCACTAATGCTTGCAGCTCGCAATGGACATTCTCATGTGGTGGAGAAGCTGCTGTCACATGG CTGTGATAAGTTCATAGTAAACAGTTCATCACAGACCGCCTACGATGTTGCCAAGTTCTGGGGTCACAAACACATCGCTAACCTACTCTGCCAGACAGACGATGGCTGCCGGCGAGTCCTGCCGGGCTCCGACATCAGTCCGCAGGAAAACTACTTCAGCAGGGAGACGCTGGACCGCCTGAGTGGGAAGAGGACTGACAAGGCCTGGTTGGAGGCCAAACAAAGAGAACCAGATACTGTCTACCTCATATTCTCGAACCTCAGCCCCATGCTCAGCACATCCCAGGAAGACGACAGCGCAGTG GTTGAGAGCAAACTGTGCCGGTTCAGATATGAGGCAGTTAAGGATCTTCTGCAGAAACCTGCAACTGTGCTCATTTTCCTCGGAGTGGAGAAGAGGAAAAATCCCTCCCCTTGCTCTCCTGAGGAGGGTATCCGGGAGGCTCCTGCTTGGTTTGCTTTCAGCACTGATGAAGATGCTGCTGACCTTGTTAAACGGTGCAGGGAGAAGAACTGCTCCTTTTCAAAGATGCCAAACAGAGACCTGCTGAAACTAAACGAGGAAGAGGCCG GAATCGTGGCTCAGGCTCGATCGGTGTTGGCCTGGAACAGTCGCTACAGCTTCTGTCCGACATGTGGCAGCAGCACCAAACTGGAGGATGGAGGACACAAGAGAAGCTGTCTGAACTCTGAATGCAGGAGTCTAAAGGGGGTCCACAATACCTGCTATCCACGAGTTG ACCCAGTGGTCATCATGCTGGTGATCCACCCAGATGGAAACCAATGTTTACTGGGAAGGAAGAAGGTCTTCCCAGCTGGGATGTTTTCCTGTTTAGCGGGATTTGTAGAGCCTG GGGAAACGATTGAGGATGCAGTAAGgcgggaggtggaggaggagagcgGCGTGAAGGTCGGACCGGTTCAGTATGTCTCCTGCCAGCCCTGGCCGATGCCATCCAACCTCATGTTTGGCTGCCTTGCTGTCGCCATATCAACAGACATCAAAGTGGATGAGAATGAGATAGAAGAAGCTCAGTGGTTCACACGGCAACAG GTAATCGATTCCTTGTTCAGAGGAGCATCTCCAGCTTTTAACATCCCCCCCAGGCAGACCATCGCCCACCAGATGATCAGACATTGGATCGGCATAAACGCTAACCTCTGA